The genomic window TGAACCTGTCTACGACGATAGTTGACTGGATGTCAGGACATATCGGTGAGCTCGAGGAGCTGACGGGCCACCCGGTTCGGTTCCGTCACCGGCGGCCGGTGGGTGCTCCGCCGGCATATCCGTGGGAGGCCGCGCCTGGGGCGCTGGCGGACGCGACGAGTGCGGCGGGGCACTCCTGAGCTGGGCATGGTCTACGCCGTGCGTCTGCTCGATGCTCTCCAGGGTGAGGCGGCGCCGCGGGTTCGGATGCACGATGGTTGGGCGTTCATCGACCCGCTTCAGCATTGAACTCGGCAACGCGCTCGCAGGACAGCGGGACAGGCTTGGCGGCGCCCAGGCGTCAACCCCGACCGGCTACGGTTGGTTGACCCACGGCCAACATCGCGGTAGAAGTACCCCGTTCGCACGCGCTGGCCCGACTCGGGCGTGGCGACTCGTGAGACATCGGGGGGTGTTGCATGAGGCTGGACGCGGAACCTGGGGCCGTCATCGCCGAACGCTACCGGCTGGTCAAGGTGCTGGGGGCCGGTGGAGCGGGGCGGGTCTGGCTGGCACATGACCTGAGACTCGGCGACGCGTCCGTGGCCATGAAGGAGATCCGGCTCCCGTTTGCTTCCAGTGCGGCCGAGTACGGTCGCCACCTCGAACGGGCCCAGCGCGAAGCGCGCAACGCCCAGAAGTTGCGCGACCACCCGAACATCGTCACTGTCTACGACTTCCTGATCGAGCACGAAGTCCCGTGGATCGTCATGCAGTTCATCGACGGCCGCTCGCTCCATGAGGTGCTGGCCGACGGCCCGCTGCCGGTGGCCACCGTCAAGCGGATCGCCACCGCACTGCTCGATGCGCTCGAAGCCGCGCACGGCAAGCGGATCGTGCACCGGGACATCAAGCCCGCCAACGTCATGTTCGCCGACGACGGGGCCGTTCTGCTCACCGATTTCGGGATCGCGCACTTCCAGCCCGACAGTGGCTTGACCACAACTGGCATGATCATCGGCTCGGCTGAATATCTGGCCCCCGAACGAGCCCGCGGCGAGGAGGGCGGCACCGCGGGCGACCTCTTTTCGCTGGGGGTGACGCTCTATCACGCGCTCGAGGGAATCTCGCCGTTCCGGCGCGAGACCCTTCTCGGTTCACTCCATGCGGTGCTCAGCGACGAGGCTCCACCGCCACGGCGCTCCGAGTGGATGGCACCGCTGATCACCCAACTGATCGCGAAGAACCCCGCTGATCGGCCGACCATCGCCAAGGCGCGCGTCCTGCTCGGCGAGCCGACCACCGTGGTCCTGCCGCCGTCCCCTCCCACCAAGGTCTTTCCGGGGGAAGGCCTCAAGGGGGAGAGGCTCAAGGGGGAAGGCCTCAAGGGGGACGGGACCAGGAAGGAAGCGCTGCGGGGGGACGGACACACGAGGGTGCCGCCTCCCCAGCGGCCCGCTCGGCCCGCTCCTCGTTCCGAGGCCCGGGCCGGCCTCCTGCTCAGCCTGGCCGTCATCGTGGGCATCCTTGCCTGGCTCTACCACGGCAATCAGGGCTTCGCCGCCTTCGTGACCGACACGATGGGCCTGTCCGGCGACGCTGCCTCCGCGCATCAGGGCGACTGCCTGCACCAGGACCCCCAGCACGGCTGGGCGGAGGTTCCCTGCTTTTCCGCAGCCGCCGACCGGAAGGTGCTCCAGCAGCTCTCCGCCGCCACCGGGCAGACCAACGCCTGCGCCGGCCTCGCCGGGTGGGACGGCTCGACCGACAGCACCATCCTCGTCGGCCCTGCCGACCAGGAGGTGCGGCTCTGCACGGCGCCCAGGAGCCAGGCCAACGCCGCCCCGGGTCCCGCGCCGACCGCGCCGACCGCCTCGTACACCCCGCCGACGTACGCCCCACCGACGTACGCTCCGCCGACCTACGCTCCGCCGACGTACGCCCCGCCGACCTACGCTCCGCCGAGCTACGCCCCGCCCACGTTCGCCCCCACCACCCCGTCCTTCGATCCGGCTTCGCTCGACAGCTCCCGGATCGATCAGACCCCGCTGACCAGCGAGGCGCTGCTGCCCGACTCGTTCACGGACTCGAAAGGCGTGGTCTACACCAGGAACAGTGGATCGTCCCAGAGTTGCCTGACCAGCCACGAGAGCCAAGCCGTACAGACCGTGCTGCGCAATGGCAGCTGCGTCAACCAGATCGTCGGGACCTACACCGACTCACAGTCACACATCATGGTGGACGTCGAAGTGGAGCCGATGGCGGATGCCCAGACCGCCACGGCAAGCCACAACTCCCTCTCCCACGCGTACGACGGTGACTGGGGCCTCTGGTGTCCGGATACCGGAGCGGGCTCCCAGATCTGCAACGATCGTGAGAACACCGACCAGGCCACCCAGTCCGGCTATGTCACCAACCACCACCGCTATCTGATCCACTCGCTGGCCATCTACATCAGCCTGGGCACCGACAAGAGCGCTGCGCCATGGACGGACGCCGCAGCGTACGCCGCAGTCGATGCGGCGGGCCCGCAGAACTACTCGGGCAACCAGTGACCGTTCCCCCGGCGACCGGGGGCGATGACGGTGCATCGAGCCGGCCGACCCGCCGGCCGGGGCAGCGCAGCGCCCCCGCTGCGGCGCGGGCCGGAGCGGGGGCCGGGGGACGGTGTGGGCGGTCAGCTGGCCGCGGCTGCGGCGCCGGCTTCGGCGATGGGCTGGTCTTCGCCGCGGGTGCCGCCCGCGACGCCGATGGCGCCGGCGATGGCGCCGTTGACGAAGATCGGGATGCCGCCGGGGAGGAGGGCGAAGCCGGGCTGGGCTGCCATGGTGGCGAGCAGGACCGGGTCGCCACCGGCGACCTTGCCGAAGTCGGCGGTGGGGACGCCGAGTCCGGCGGCGGTGACCGCCTTGTGGGTGGCCACGGTGGTGGCCCAGAAGGTCGCGCTGTCCATCCGGGCCAGGGTCTGCTGGTTGCCGCCGGCATCCACCACGACGACCGCGACGGCGACCTTGAGGGCGGCCGCCTCGGTCAGGGCGGCGTCCAGGATCTTGCGGGCCTGGGCGGCGGAGATGATCGGTGCGGTGGTCATCTGTCCATACTCCTGAGGTAGGTGACGATGTGTCATATAGCTTGAAGGGGTGGGAGGATAGGAGTCAGTCAGGCGCGCCGGGGGCGGGGTGGTTCAGCGGAGCGCGAAGCGGAACATCGCCTCGGGCGGCGGGCCGCCGACCGGTCCGGGCCGGCAGGGGTCCTTGTCGACGATCCGCTTCAGGTAGCCGGCGCCTTCGGTGCCGCCGGAGCCCTTCAACTGGCGGGGCAGGTAGCGGGCGCCGAAGCCGTAGTGGCGGCCCCGCCAGGTCAGCAGGGCGCGCTCGACCGCCTCGAAGGCGGCCGTCAGCTCCGGCGCGTCGGTGGCGCGCACGGCCGAGCGCAGCGGCCACAGATCGCGGTAGGGGCGGCTGTTGAGCTCGTGCAGGTGGGCGATGCCAAGGAAGACCTCCGCCTTGCGCGGGTCGTACCCGTACACCGCGAGCTCCACCAGGTGGTAGTTGAGCGACTGTACGGCGCTGGCCGCGCCGGTGGCCGCGCGGAAGGTCATGAACTGCTCGGGGGAGAGCGTGCGCAGCACGTGCAGGATGCCGTTCAGCAGCTCGGCGCAGGACGCCGTCTGCCGGGTGCGCAGTATCGCCCGGTCGAGATCGTCCGCGAGCACCGCGGCTATCGCCTGGCAGGCCGTCCACCTGGCCAGGTAGAAGACCACCTCGCAGGCGTGGACCGAGCGCAGGAAGAGGTGCTCGTGGTGCTCCGGCGACTGCGGGAACCCGGTGCAGCCGGTCAGCACGCTCAGCCGGCGCCGCAGCCCGGGAGTCGGCGAGCCGGGCCAGGGCGCCTCGCTCCGTGCCACGGTCTGCGCCAGCAGCTCGTCCAACTCGCTGATCAGCGCGGCCAGTCGTGATCGCCGCTCGGTCGACTCGGCCGCCCCGAAGGCGGGCAGCTCCGGTGGCGGTTCGGCCTCCTTGGCGGCGAGGTCGAGCAGGGTGGCCCGCAGCGCGGTGATGCCGGCCGGCAGCGGATCGGCCTGGTAGGGGCGCAGGAACCAGTCGTAGACGTGCAGGCTGGTGTACCGGTAGTACTCGGGGATCTCCTCGCGGCTGAACGGGCGGGTGAGCAGCGCGATCACGGTGCGCTCCTCCTCCTCGCCCGCCGGCCCGCGTTCCCCGCCTGCGGAGCCCGCTGAGCCTGCCGAGCCCGCTGAGCCCACCGAACCTGCTGAGCCCGCCGGGCCCGTCTGCTCGTACCAGTCGGCCAGCAGCGCCCGCTCGGTCGCGGTCAGCGCCGCGCGGCCGCGGGCCTGCTGGAGCCGGACGATCTCCGCCACCCGGCCGGGGCGGTCCGGTGCGAGACCCGGGCCGAAGTTCTGGCAGTCCATCGCTCACCGCTCCGCTCCGCCGGGGCCGGCCGCCCGCCGCCCCAGCACCAGGTGTTTCTCCCGGCTGGTGTGGCGCACTTCGCACCCGGTGAAGCCGGCCGCCCGGAGCAGTTCGAGGTAGTGCGCCCCGGTGCGGTGCCGCCCCTGGGTCTCCACGTGCATGGCCAGGTTCATCGCGGCGGTGGCCGGCGGCAGGTAGCCGCTCTCGTCGAAGAGGCGGTCCATCACCAGCACCACGCCGCCGGGCGCGCAGGCCCGGTAGGCCTTGCGCAGCAGGTCGAGACAGGTGTCGTCGGCCCAGTCCGAGAGGATGTAGCCGAATGCCAGGCAGTCGCCCGCCGGCAGCTCGGCGCGGTGGAAGTCGCCCGCGCTGAAGGACAGTCGCTCGCCGAGCCGGTAGGCCGCGCCGGTCTCGGCGAGCTTGGGCCCCACCTGCGGCAGGTCGAAGACGGTGGCCCGCAGCCCCGGGTGGCGCAGCAGCGCGGCGACCGCGAACGGGCCGCCCGCGCCGCCGACGTCGACCAGGTGGCGGGCGCCCTCCAGCTGGGCGAGCTCCACCAGCTCGGCCGAGACGTCGAAGCTGAGCTGCCACATCGCGTCCAGGAACCGGTCGGTGGACTCGGCGTCCCGGTAGAGGTCGGCGAACGGCTCGTCCAGCGGCTCGGCGAGCGCGGCCTCGGCGCCGGCCCTGCCGAGCGTCAGGCAGGCGTCCAGCCGGCGCAGCCGCTCGGTGGTGCTCTCCATCAGGTGGCGCAGGAAGCCGCCCAGGTAGCGGGACTCGCGCGGATCGAGGAAGGGGAGCGAGGCGGCGGGCACGCTGTAGCGGCCCCGCGGGTCCGCGGTCAGCACGCCGAAGGCGCGCAGCACGGTGAGCAGTCGGCCCAGCGTGTCCTCGTCCAGGCCGAGGGCGCAGGCCAGTTCGGCGGTACCGCTCGGGCCGTGCTCGGCGAGCCGGGCGAACACGCCGTGCCGGGCCGCCAGATCCAGCGAGCTGCTGACGAACAGGCCGTAGACCGCGCGCTCCAACGGGCCGGGCATGAGGCCCGATCCGCCCGGCCCGCCCTCGGGAACCTGGGCACCGGGAACGTGAGCGTCGGCCGCCGTGCGTTCCATCGCGAACTCCCTTCGACGGCCTCCAGCATGGCCGTCCGGGCGGGGTGGTTCGGGGCGGGCCGCCAAAAACCATCCGTTCGTGTGGGGTGGCGACCCGACCGGCGCCCCAGGACCGCCCGCCCGTCCCTCGGATGCCGTCAACCCGCCGTCAGTCTCGGGGATGTGGCCGCGCCCCGGCAGTCCCGACACTGGGGCGGTCCGCTCAAGGTAGGGGGAAGAGCATGTCGCCTGACTCTCCGGCCCAACAGGTGAGGCCGCCCGGACCGTGGCAGCCGCGCAAGCGCGTCACCGTCATCGGCGCGGGGGTGGCCGGCCTGGTGGCGGCCTACGAACTGGAGCGGCTCGGCCACAGCGTCGAGATCCTGGAGGGGCACCTCCAGGTCGGCGGCCGGGTCCGCACCCACCGCTTCGTGCCGGGCCGCGAGGGCCCGCTGGTGGAGCTCGGCGCGATGCGGGTGCCGACCACCCACCGGCGCACCATGCGCTACCTGCGCAAGCTCGGACTCGCCGACCAGCTGCGCGAGTTCACCACGCTCTTCCAGGACGACGCGGCCTACGTCCAGACCAGCCAGGGCCACCGGCGGATCCGCGAGGCCTCCGAGATCCTGGTCGAGGAGCTGCGCGGTCGGCTGCCCGCAGGCCGCTTCGAGGAGTACGACGAGCAGACCCTGCTCTTCGGTGCCTGGATGGCGGTACGCGTCAACGCCCTTGCCCCCAGCGACTTCCGGGACAGCATCCGGCGCGGCCTGGACGGCGAGCTGATGGGCCTGGTCGCCGGGATCGACCTGACCGACTACGTGCGGGCGCCCGGGGCCGGCGGCGAACTGATAGACCTGCGCGCCCTGTTCGCCGACCACCCGGGGATCAGAGCCGGCTGCCGCGGCCGGCTCTACCGCTTCGTGGACGACATCGTCAACGAGACCAGTTCGACCCTGATGCGGCTCAGTGGCGGCATGGACCAGCTGGTCCACCGGCTGCGCGAGCGGATCAGCGGTCCGGTGCGCTGCGGCAAGGAGGTCACCGGGCTGGCGGTGGCCGAGCACGGGGTCCAGGTGCGCACCAGGCACGGCTTCGGGTCCGCCGGGCGGCTCTGCGACTACGTGCTGTGCACCATACCGTTCTCGGTGCTGCGCGGCCTGGAGCTGGCCGGGTTGGACGAGGAGAAGCTGGCCGCGATCCACGGCCAGCGCTACTGGGCGGCCACCAAGGTGGCCTTCCACTGCCGGGAGGCGTTCTGGGAGCGGGACGGCATCACCGGCGGCGCCTCCTTCACCGGCGGGCTGAGCCGGCAGACCTACTACCCGCCGGTGGAGGGCGACCCGAAGCTCGGCGCCGCGCTGCTCGCCAGCTACACCATCGGCCAGGACGCCGACCGGCTCTGCCGGCTGGGCCGCCGGGCCCGGCTCGCGGCGGTGCTGGACGAGGTCGCCGCCGTGCACCCGGAGCTGCGCCGCCCGGGCATGCTGCTGGGCGTGGCCGACCAGGTCTGGGGCACCGAACCCTCCTCGCTGGGGGCGGCGGCGGTCCGCTGGGGCAAGGACGCCGACTCCTGCGAGGCCGAGCGGGAGATGGTGGCAAGGCCCCAGGGGCGGCTCTTCTTCGCCGGCGAGCACTGCTCCAGCCACCCCGCCTGGATCGAGGGGGCGATCGAGTCGGCGCAGCACGCGGTGCGGCTGATCGACGGCCACCAGCAGGGCGAGGCGGCCGAGGGCGCCTGTGCCGCCGTGGTCGAGGAGCCGGCGTGACGCGGCGTGCGGGGAGCGGCGGATGAGCGTGTTCGACCTGCCGCGCCTGCACTTCGCCGGCACGGCCACCACCCAGCTGCCGACCGGCGCGCGCAGCGGTCTGGTCGACCTGACGGACAACACCGCGCTCACCGGGGAGCGCCGGCCGTTCCCGGTGACCCGCCCGGCCGCGGAGTACCACCGTGAACTGGCCGGGCTCGGGCTGCTGGACGCCCCCGGTGCGCACCTGGCGGGCAACGGCCACTTCGCCGTCGCCGCCACCGTGGTCGGCGCCGAGCGCACCCCGGGCGAGCAGGTCGCGGCCGACCCGGTGCTCGGCCGCAGCGTGGACCTGTGGGGCCACTACAACGAGTACTTCGCCACCACGGTGAACCGCGCCCGGGTCTTCGACGTCGATCCGGCCTCCTCGTGGACCACCACGCTGATGGTCGGCCGGCTCTGCTTCGGCCGCAGCGGGCGCTCGCACGACATCGGCTACCTCTGCACCGGCGAGGTCGAGGGCTTCCAGCCGCCGCGCTGGCACCGCTTCGGCCCGGAGCCGGGCGGTGCCCGGCCGCGCCTGCCGCGCCAGACGGTCCACCAGTTCACCGTCGAGAACGCGGTGCTGCAGTGGCCGCCGGCCGCGCCCGAGCACCGGTCGCCGCTGGTCGACGAGCTGCGTGCGGCGCTTGCCCAGCCCGGGGTGGCGGGGCTCGTCGTCCAGTTCGCGCTCGCCGCGCCGCCCGGGCCGCTGCCGACCGGACGCCCCGTCGAGTGGACGCTGACCGGCACCATCGCCCCCTGGCGCCACGGCGAGCCGCGCAGCCACCCGGCGGGCCGGCTGCTCACCGCGCCGCCGGGGCGGCCCGACCCGCTCGCCCCGCTGCCCCGCCAGCTCACTGTGCAGGTGGGCGAGCGGCTGGTCGGCGTCAACCTGATCGGCGCGGATCCGCACGCCCTGGCGGAGCAGCACGAGAACCCCGGCCGCTGGGAGCTGCGCACCGCGGACGGGGCGCAGCTGGTGGCCGTCCTGCCGGGCGGGCTCGGTGCGCCGCCCGGCCGGCTGCTCACCGTCGCCCGGCAGGACGGGCCGGCGGTGGAGGACCAGGCGCTGCGCCTGGACTGGGTGCCGGGCGACGGCTCGCGGAGCACGGTGCTGCGCGAGCGGGAGATCAACGTCCAGGCCGACCAGGCCGCGCTGATCGTCGAACACCCCCGGCACGCCCGGGACGGCGAGCACGATCTGACCGTCACCGTCCGCTCGCTGGTCCGCGGCCGGCCCGCACCGGTGACGGGCATCCGGGTGCGCCAGTACGCCAACCCGGCCGCGCTGCCGCTGCTCGGGCCCGCCGAACTGGCCGGGCTGCGGGTCGCGCGGCTGCGCGCCGGGGCCACCGCGGAGCGCGGGCCGGCAGAGCAGGAGCAGGAGCAGGAGCCGGCGGAGACGGATGAGGCGGACGCGTGGGCGGCCGACTGCCTGCTCGACACCGGCCCCGACGGCGCGGGCCACCTCGTGCTGCGCGGGGCCCGGGCCGGCTGCGCGCGGCTGCTCCTCGCGGCCCCGGGCGAGCCGCTGCCGCAGGAGCTGACCGCCGCCGGTGCCCAACTGCCGGATGCCGCAGCGCACTACGACGACGCCGACGCGCTGCGCTACTGGTCGGGCACCGGCACGCTCGCGCTGCGGGTGCTGCCGGACGACTGGCACCTGGACGAGCTGCCGCCCGAGCGGATCACCTTCGAGCTGCTGCACCGCGAGGTCCTCGCCTACTACGAGCTGACCTCCACCTTCATGAAGGAGGAGGTCTTCAGCCTGGCCGACGAGGCCCGGGTGGAGACCTACGCCCGGCTCTGCTGGCAGATGTCCGATCCGGCCAACAGGTCCAGGACCTACTACATGCCGCCCACCCGCGACCTCTCCGCGCCCAGGGCCCGCCTGCTGCTCGGCCACCTGCGGGCGCGCAGCGCCCCGCGCCGGCTGCTGACCTGCGGAGCGAGGCCCGCGCCGCGGCGGGCCGGCCCCGAGCTGAGCCGCCGCGAGGACCTGGTCGCGGCGGTGCGCGACGCCGTCACGATCGAACTGGCCGTCACCCTGCAGTACCTGTACGCCGCCTACTCGCTGCCCACCCACGGCGCGGGGCTGGTCTACCAGCGGCGCGGCCACTGGAGCGCCCACCGGCTCGCCGTGGTCTGCGGGGACGGCGGCGAGACGCTGGAGGACTCGATCCGCAGCACGCTGCTGCGGGTGGCCCGCGAGGAGATGACCCACTTCCTGGTCGTCAACAACCTGCTGATCGCCCTGGGGGAGCCCTTCGCCTTCCCGGTGATCGACTTCGGCACGCTCAACCACCGGTTGCCGATCCCGCTCGACTTCGCCCTGGAGGGCCTCGGTCCCGCCGCCGTGCACCGGTTCGTCGAACTGGAGCAGCCGGACCGGCTGCTGGCCGACCCCCGCTACGGCGACCGGCCGCACCGCGGCGTCACCGGACACGACCCCGCCACCGGGCACGACCCCGCCACCGGGCACGGCCCCGCCGCCGGACAGCGCACGACCTACCACTCGATCAGCGAGCTCTACGCCGCGATCCGGCACGGCCTGCGGACCATCCCCGACCTCTTCCCGGCGAAGGCGGGACCCGGCGGCGGTGAGCACCACGTCTTCCTGCGCCGCTCGGTCAACGCCCGCCACCCCGACTACCAGCTCCAGGTCGACGACCTGGCCAGCGCGCTGTTCGCCGTCGACTTCGTGACCGAGCAGGGCGAGGGCGGCGTGCTGGCGCCGGACCGTCCGCCGGGGGAGGAGTCGCACCACGACTCCTTCCGCCGGCTCGCCGGCCTGCTCACCGCCCTCGATCCGGACCACGGGGCCGCCCAGCCGGGCCCGGCGCCCCGCCTGGCCTACCCGGTGCTGCGCAACCCCACTCTGCGGCCCGGCAGCGCGGCCCAGCAGCTGATCACCGATCCGGTGGCCCGGCAGGTGGCCGAGCTGGGCAACGAGGCCTACGCGCTGATGGCCCAGCTGATGGTCCAGCACTTCGCCGAGCTGCCCGCCGCCAGCCTGCGCCGC from Kitasatospora sp. NBC_01250 includes these protein-coding regions:
- a CDS encoding serine/threonine-protein kinase, translating into MRLDAEPGAVIAERYRLVKVLGAGGAGRVWLAHDLRLGDASVAMKEIRLPFASSAAEYGRHLERAQREARNAQKLRDHPNIVTVYDFLIEHEVPWIVMQFIDGRSLHEVLADGPLPVATVKRIATALLDALEAAHGKRIVHRDIKPANVMFADDGAVLLTDFGIAHFQPDSGLTTTGMIIGSAEYLAPERARGEEGGTAGDLFSLGVTLYHALEGISPFRRETLLGSLHAVLSDEAPPPRRSEWMAPLITQLIAKNPADRPTIAKARVLLGEPTTVVLPPSPPTKVFPGEGLKGERLKGEGLKGDGTRKEALRGDGHTRVPPPQRPARPAPRSEARAGLLLSLAVIVGILAWLYHGNQGFAAFVTDTMGLSGDAASAHQGDCLHQDPQHGWAEVPCFSAAADRKVLQQLSAATGQTNACAGLAGWDGSTDSTILVGPADQEVRLCTAPRSQANAAPGPAPTAPTASYTPPTYAPPTYAPPTYAPPTYAPPTYAPPSYAPPTFAPTTPSFDPASLDSSRIDQTPLTSEALLPDSFTDSKGVVYTRNSGSSQSCLTSHESQAVQTVLRNGSCVNQIVGTYTDSQSHIMVDVEVEPMADAQTATASHNSLSHAYDGDWGLWCPDTGAGSQICNDRENTDQATQSGYVTNHHRYLIHSLAIYISLGTDKSAAPWTDAAAYAAVDAAGPQNYSGNQ
- a CDS encoding GlcG/HbpS family heme-binding protein — its product is MTTAPIISAAQARKILDAALTEAAALKVAVAVVVVDAGGNQQTLARMDSATFWATTVATHKAVTAAGLGVPTADFGKVAGGDPVLLATMAAQPGFALLPGGIPIFVNGAIAGAIGVAGGTRGEDQPIAEAGAAAAAS
- a CDS encoding tryptophan 2,3-dioxygenase family protein; the encoded protein is MDCQNFGPGLAPDRPGRVAEIVRLQQARGRAALTATERALLADWYEQTGPAGSAGSVGSAGSAGSAGSAGGERGPAGEEEERTVIALLTRPFSREEIPEYYRYTSLHVYDWFLRPYQADPLPAGITALRATLLDLAAKEAEPPPELPAFGAAESTERRSRLAALISELDELLAQTVARSEAPWPGSPTPGLRRRLSVLTGCTGFPQSPEHHEHLFLRSVHACEVVFYLARWTACQAIAAVLADDLDRAILRTRQTASCAELLNGILHVLRTLSPEQFMTFRAATGAASAVQSLNYHLVELAVYGYDPRKAEVFLGIAHLHELNSRPYRDLWPLRSAVRATDAPELTAAFEAVERALLTWRGRHYGFGARYLPRQLKGSGGTEGAGYLKRIVDKDPCRPGPVGGPPPEAMFRFALR
- a CDS encoding methyltransferase, which gives rise to MERTAADAHVPGAQVPEGGPGGSGLMPGPLERAVYGLFVSSSLDLAARHGVFARLAEHGPSGTAELACALGLDEDTLGRLLTVLRAFGVLTADPRGRYSVPAASLPFLDPRESRYLGGFLRHLMESTTERLRRLDACLTLGRAGAEAALAEPLDEPFADLYRDAESTDRFLDAMWQLSFDVSAELVELAQLEGARHLVDVGGAGGPFAVAALLRHPGLRATVFDLPQVGPKLAETGAAYRLGERLSFSAGDFHRAELPAGDCLAFGYILSDWADDTCLDLLRKAYRACAPGGVVLVMDRLFDESGYLPPATAAMNLAMHVETQGRHRTGAHYLELLRAAGFTGCEVRHTSREKHLVLGRRAAGPGGAER
- a CDS encoding flavin monoamine oxidase family protein, translated to MSPDSPAQQVRPPGPWQPRKRVTVIGAGVAGLVAAYELERLGHSVEILEGHLQVGGRVRTHRFVPGREGPLVELGAMRVPTTHRRTMRYLRKLGLADQLREFTTLFQDDAAYVQTSQGHRRIREASEILVEELRGRLPAGRFEEYDEQTLLFGAWMAVRVNALAPSDFRDSIRRGLDGELMGLVAGIDLTDYVRAPGAGGELIDLRALFADHPGIRAGCRGRLYRFVDDIVNETSSTLMRLSGGMDQLVHRLRERISGPVRCGKEVTGLAVAEHGVQVRTRHGFGSAGRLCDYVLCTIPFSVLRGLELAGLDEEKLAAIHGQRYWAATKVAFHCREAFWERDGITGGASFTGGLSRQTYYPPVEGDPKLGAALLASYTIGQDADRLCRLGRRARLAAVLDEVAAVHPELRRPGMLLGVADQVWGTEPSSLGAAAVRWGKDADSCEAEREMVARPQGRLFFAGEHCSSHPAWIEGAIESAQHAVRLIDGHQQGEAAEGACAAVVEEPA
- a CDS encoding ferritin-like domain-containing protein; this translates as MSVFDLPRLHFAGTATTQLPTGARSGLVDLTDNTALTGERRPFPVTRPAAEYHRELAGLGLLDAPGAHLAGNGHFAVAATVVGAERTPGEQVAADPVLGRSVDLWGHYNEYFATTVNRARVFDVDPASSWTTTLMVGRLCFGRSGRSHDIGYLCTGEVEGFQPPRWHRFGPEPGGARPRLPRQTVHQFTVENAVLQWPPAAPEHRSPLVDELRAALAQPGVAGLVVQFALAAPPGPLPTGRPVEWTLTGTIAPWRHGEPRSHPAGRLLTAPPGRPDPLAPLPRQLTVQVGERLVGVNLIGADPHALAEQHENPGRWELRTADGAQLVAVLPGGLGAPPGRLLTVARQDGPAVEDQALRLDWVPGDGSRSTVLREREINVQADQAALIVEHPRHARDGEHDLTVTVRSLVRGRPAPVTGIRVRQYANPAALPLLGPAELAGLRVARLRAGATAERGPAEQEQEQEPAETDEADAWAADCLLDTGPDGAGHLVLRGARAGCARLLLAAPGEPLPQELTAAGAQLPDAAAHYDDADALRYWSGTGTLALRVLPDDWHLDELPPERITFELLHREVLAYYELTSTFMKEEVFSLADEARVETYARLCWQMSDPANRSRTYYMPPTRDLSAPRARLLLGHLRARSAPRRLLTCGARPAPRRAGPELSRREDLVAAVRDAVTIELAVTLQYLYAAYSLPTHGAGLVYQRRGHWSAHRLAVVCGDGGETLEDSIRSTLLRVAREEMTHFLVVNNLLIALGEPFAFPVIDFGTLNHRLPIPLDFALEGLGPAAVHRFVELEQPDRLLADPRYGDRPHRGVTGHDPATGHDPATGHGPAAGQRTTYHSISELYAAIRHGLRTIPDLFPAKAGPGGGEHHVFLRRSVNARHPDYQLQVDDLASALFAVDFVTEQGEGGVLAPDRPPGEESHHDSFRRLAGLLTALDPDHGAAQPGPAPRLAYPVLRNPTLRPGSAAQQLITDPVARQVAELGNEAYALMAQLMVQHFAELPAASLRRSPLMNASIEVMNGLVRPLAELLVNLPSGVPGRTAGPPFEPGGAPHPLAGPPAATRRELVARLERLAHAARSCPLVPDQVLGTLAYLVELFRKDTTHP